Within the Gordonia westfalica genome, the region GGCCGGCGATGACGAGGTCACGCAGTTCCGGCGGATCGAGGACGACCGCATCGCGGCCCACGCCCAGCACCATCCGCGCCACCGCCGACAGCGAGTGGATGTCGAGGGTCAGCACGTCGCCCGGCTCGCCGTCGAGGTCACCCGGTTCGGTGGTCGTCGCGGCCCGGCGGAGTCCGGCGGCGCGGTCGGCGGCCACCCAGATGCGGGCGCTACGACCGTCGGTGCCTGCCGCGGAGTCGACCGCCGCGGACACGATCTGCTGAAGGTCGGTGCCGGCGGGCACGACGACGGCATCGGTGGGTCCGACCGGCGCCACCGATGAGATCCTCGACAGCCGGAAAGTACGGGTGGCGGCGCGATCGAGATCGTGTCCGACGACGTACCAGCGCCCCCGATGCGACACGACACCCCACGGCTCCACCCGACGCGACGCCGGGGTCGCCGTCGCCGACGACCGGTGCGTGAACTCGACGGCCCGTTTGGCCTGGATCGCGGCCAGCAAGCCGGCGATGACCTGCTCGGAACCCATCGATCGCGTCGAGCCGCCCGCGGTGATGCCGAGGTCGTCCTCGGAGCGCACGTCGAGGCCCGCCGCGCGGAGTTTGAGGATCGCGGTCTGCGACAGCGTGGACACCTCGGGGGTGTCCCAGAGCGCGGCGGCCATCGCGATCGCGGCGGCCTCGTCGGAATCAAGGGAGACGTCGGGCAGCTCATAGGTGTCGCGGTCGATGCGATAGCCCTCAGCACCGGCGGCCATCGGCGAACGTCCGGTGACCAGCGGGATGCCGAGGTCGCGCAGTTCGTTCTTGTCGCGCTCGAACATCCGGTTGAACGCCTCGTCGGACTTGTCGCCGTCCTGATAACCGGCGACGTTGCGTCGAATGTAGTCCGCGGTGACGTACTGGCGCGTCCACAGCAGACAGATCACCAGATTGAGCAGTCGCTCGACTTTGGGAGTGGCCACTGCGTCAGGTTAGATCGTGGCCGTTCGGCGCGTGCGGAGGCACGCTCACATGGATGCGATCAGCCGGTCGACCCGCTCGTCGACGCTGCGGAACGGGTCCTTGCACAACACGGTGCGCTGGGCCTGGTCGTTGAGCTTCAGGTGCACCCAGTCGACGGTGAAGTCGCGGCCGGCCTTCTGCGCCGCCGAGATGAAGTCACCGCGCAGTTTGGCGCGGGTGGTCTGCGGCGGCTCGTTGACGGCAGTCTTGATCGCC harbors:
- a CDS encoding helix-turn-helix transcriptional regulator, producing the protein MATPKVERLLNLVICLLWTRQYVTADYIRRNVAGYQDGDKSDEAFNRMFERDKNELRDLGIPLVTGRSPMAAGAEGYRIDRDTYELPDVSLDSDEAAAIAMAAALWDTPEVSTLSQTAILKLRAAGLDVRSEDDLGITAGGSTRSMGSEQVIAGLLAAIQAKRAVEFTHRSSATATPASRRVEPWGVVSHRGRWYVVGHDLDRAATRTFRLSRISSVAPVGPTDAVVVPAGTDLQQIVSAAVDSAAGTDGRSARIWVAADRAAGLRRAATTTEPGDLDGEPGDVLTLDIHSLSAVARMVLGVGRDAVVLDPPELRDLVIAGLDRLVGVSV